In Primulina eburnea isolate SZY01 chromosome 3, ASM2296580v1, whole genome shotgun sequence, one DNA window encodes the following:
- the LOC140825949 gene encoding uncharacterized protein — protein sequence MMSAHVHTISTDRKEIPHFSHDHPLIYTEDENPRSLCSACGVALLSGPSYRCSKDCNFFLHQPCSKLDPSSNRMFGSDPYDLKLLAKPLNENCKCEKCGKLCTKFTYECLHWYHPSFYLHCQCAFPLEINIEHISHHEHSLVALCKEASLLCDACGREQKGIFFSCPKCSFHIHQDCCLLPTVAKINHHRHLLALNYSLSKSYLSDKNCLICKNKISLSFGAYICQLCDSGAHLNCAASELEEPAIVQGSILPRNPDTFPSLIIRALIESREDIEIKDGGESKIEKYHSDHSSWKGESDNQLVCNACIQPIISPHLSHYSCPQSPCDFLLHQICANLPPSVEGYFRNEPLDFFSESTDFCSIFSCEICEKRCNGFGYREKWWAVIDAECVAAPTTIKHISHSPHLLALTVPWNAKYLCCGGADFSYYAYSYICSLCDYYIHVSCAFLPKTAEHKFDEHPLDLIYDPILQIPHKEDEEKQRHYLCEFCEEDVNPKFWFYYCGKCDQSFHVNCIPSTGKLSKIKFGRKIDLPRHVHDHPVALTRMLTMGSQRCGSCQAMIQGFIDDMAFHCSMCDFWIHFQCARDKFLPKKMVNY from the exons ATGATGTCTGCACACGTCCACACAATATCGACGGACAGAAAGGAGATTCCACATTTTAGCCACGACCATCCATTGATTTACACCGAAGATGAAAATCCCAGGAGTCTTTGCAGTGCGTGTGGGGTGGCATTATTGTCGGGTCCTTCTTATAGATGTAGCAAAGATTGCAATTTTTTCTTGCACCAACCATGTTCAAAATTGGATCCATCATCAAACCGTATGTTTGGTTCAGATCCCTATGATCTTAAATTGCTAGCAAAGCCACTAAATGAAAATTGCAAATGTGAGAAATGTGGGAAATTATGCACTAAGTTTACTTACGAATGCTTGCATTGGTATCATCCATCATTTTACCTCCACTGCCAGTGTGCTTTCCCTTTGGAGATCAACATAGAACACATCAGTCATCATGAGCACTCATTGGTGGCCCTATGCAAGGAAGCTTCCTTGTTATGTGATGCATGTGGGAGAGAACAAAAGGGGATATTTTTCTCTTGTCCAAAATGTAGTTTCCATATTCATCAGGATTGTTGCTTATTGCCCACTGTTGCAAAGATAAATCATCATCGACATCTTCTCGCTCTAAATTATTCTCTTTCTAAGTCTTATCTTAGCGATAAGAATTGTCTCATTTGTAAAAATAAGATATCCTTGAGCTTCGGTGCATATATTTGTCAATTATGTGATTCTGGGGCTCATCTGAATTGTGCAGCATCAGAATTAGAGGAGCCAG CGATAGTTCAAGGATCCATTCTTCCTAGAAATCCGGATACATTTCCAAGTTTGATAATACGTGCGTTAATCGAAAGCAGAGAGGATATTGAAATCAAAGATGGAGGGGAATCCAAGATAGAGAAATACCACAGTGATCATTCTTCTTGGAAGGGAGAGAGTGATAATCAACTAGTGTGCAATGCATGTATTCAACCCATAATTTCACCTCATCTTTCACATTATAGTTGCCCACAATCTCCGTGTGATTTTCTCCTCCATCAAATTTGTGCGAATTTACCACCATCTGTGGAGGGCTATTTCAGGAACGAACCTCTGGACTTTTTCTCGGAATCAACGGATTTTTGTTCCATATTTTCTTGTGAGATTTGTGAAAAAAGATGCAATGGATTTGGATATAGAGAAAAATGGTGGGCTGTAATTGATGCAGAGTGTGTCGCTGCCCCAACCACCATCAAGCATATATCACACAGCCCACACCTTCTTGCTTTAACAGTCCCATGGAATGCTAAATATTTATGCTGTGGTGGTGCTGATTTTAGTTACTACGCCTACTCTTACATTTGCAGTCTTTGTGATTACTATATTCACGTCTCTTGTGCCTTTCTACCGAAAACAGCTGAGCACAAATTTGACGAACATCCTCTTGACCTCATTTACGACCCTATACTTCAAATTCCACACAAAGAAGACGAAGAAAAGCAAAGACATTATTTATGTGAGTTTTGCGAAGAAGACGTCAATCCAAAGTTCTGGTTTTATTATTGTGGGAAATGTGATCAATCATTTCATGTCAACTGCATTCCTTCGACTGGGAAATTGTCGAAGATCAAGTTTGGAAGGAAAATTGATCTACCAAGACATGTTCATGATCATCCCGTGGCTCTGACTCGCATGCTTACCATGGGAAGTCAAAGGTGTGGCTCTTGTCAGGCTATGATTCAAGGTTTCATAGATGATATGGCTTTTCATTGCTCAATGTGTGACTTTTGGATCCATTTTCAATGCGCGCGAGACAAATTTCTACCGAAGAAAATGGTAAACTATTAA
- the LOC140825950 gene encoding uncharacterized protein encodes MSSWIPSLFNANHSRDYDPDYDNPTSPTSSSPSRTPRAAASGVKDDLSAVFRGVAAFLAPREGSSSSAVSSSSSDAITGIKNDLAEIQGSFKSGLSLISSKLTSNFLQFKGQLDDDDADEMEEEEEDDDDEDAVGITEEVVDFVRKLSTRPELWIDFPLSLADDFDMSDYQRDHAANIDYLVPELVRLRQKISSQITEGKFWLVYFILLFPRLTEEDLKLLSAPQIVEARETLLKKLQNKSNTMQETSENHSENSETNHDIDHGHVSEGDASDTQHKSTSSEIVSAKKTDG; translated from the exons ATGTCATCTTGGATTCCTTCACTTTTCAATGCCAATCATAGTCGCGATTACGATCCCGATTACGATAATCCCACGTCCCCCACATCTTCTTCGCCCAGCCGGACGCCCAGAGCCGCTGCTTCCGGCGTGAAGGATGATCTCTCCGCTGTGTTCCGCGGTGTTGCCGCCTTTCTTGCTCCCAGGGAAGGGAGTTCGAGTTCGGCCGTCTCATCTTCTTCTTCGGATGCTATTACCGGGATTAAGAATGATTTGGCGGAAATTCAGGGCTCCTTTAAATCGGGCCTCTCGTTAATTTCCTCCAAGCTCACCTCCAATTTCTTGCAGTTCAAAGGACAACTTGATGATGATGATGCTGACGAAATGGAAGAGGAGGaggaggatgatgatgatgaggatgCAGTGGGAATTACAGAAGAAGTGGTGGATTTTGTAAGAAAACTATCTACTCGGCCAGAATTGTGGATTGATTTTCCTCTCTCTTTAGCAGATG ACTTTGATATGTCAGACTATCAAAGAGACCATGCTGCAAATATCGACTATTTGGTGCCTGAGCTTGTGAGACTAAGGCAGAAGATTTCCAGTCAAATTACCGAAGGGAAATTTTGGCTtgtctattttattttattgtttcccAGGTTAACTGAAGAAGATTTGAAGCTTCTTTCAGCCCCACAG ATCGTTGAAGCTAGGGAGACACTCTTAAAGAAACTGCAGAATAAAAGTAACACGATGCAAGAAACATCTGAAAACCACTCTGAGAATTCTGAGACTAACCATGACATTGATCATGGGCATGTCTCGGAAGGGGATGCAAGCGACACGCAGCACAAGAGCACGTCATCTGAGATTGTGAGTGCAAAAAAAACCGATGGATAA
- the LOC140825951 gene encoding putative clathrin assembly protein At5g35200, which translates to MSSGGTQSSLRKTLGALKDSTTVNLAKINSDYKEVDIAVVRATNHVERPAKEKHIRAVFSCVLATQPRADVAYCIHALARRLSKTQNWAVALKTLIVIHRALREVDPTFQEELINYGRSRGHILNLANFKDDSSPNAWDYSAWVRCYTLYLEERLECFRILKYDIEADHLRTKDLDTPELLEHLPSLQQLLFRVLSCQPQGAAIHNHVIQLALAMVASESIKIYNAISDGTVNLVDKFFEMQRPDALKALDIYRRASVQAERLSEFYEVCKNLDVQRGERYIKIEQPPASFLQAMEEFVREAPRSSAVRKGLADDKPKEILAIEYKKSPEVKEECPPSPPPPEPVKVKEPVKAEAPAAELPDFLGLNDPVPAATELDQMNALALAIVPVGSPAQPASNGPNLANGTTGWELALVTAPSSNESTAASSKLAGGLDKLTLDSLYDDAIRRNNQQNVSYNPWDQAPMANSMMPQVAHGPFYASNAVAAPNFVQIGAMANQQQSFMYYPQQQMMFMGQQPPPLMIKGQQPPMNPFGNTHIASGHSYGLGMAVQANNPYSGLI; encoded by the exons ATGTCTAGTGGGGGAACGCAGAGCAGTTTAAGAAAAACTCTTGGTGCACTTAAGGATTCCACCACTGTTAATTTGGCGAAAATTAATAGTGACTACAAg GAAGTGGACATTGCTGTTGTTAGGGCGACAAATCACGTCGAACGTCCTGCAAAAGAGAAACACATTAGAG CTGTCTTTTCTTGTGTATTGGCGACACAACCACGAGCAGATGTTGCATATTGCATACATGCTCTTGCAAGAAGGTTGTCGAAGACTCAAAATTGGGCG GTGGCCTTAAAAACTTTGATTGTTATTCATCGTGCACTAAGGGAAGTGGATCCTACATTCCAGGAAGAACTTATCAATTATGGTCGGAGCAGAGGCCACATTcttaacttagcaaatttcaaGGATGACTCCAGTCCAAATG CCTGGGACTATTCTGCTTGGGTCCGCTGCTATACATTATATTTGGAGGAGAGGCTGGAGTGTTTTAGAATACTGAAATATGATATAGAGGCTGATCATCTG AGAACCAAAGATCTGGACACACCAGAGTTGCTCGAGCATCTACCGTCTTTGCAGCAACTTCTCTTTCGTGTGCTCAGCTGCCag CCACAAGGAGCAGCAATTCATAATCATGTCATTCAATTGGCCCTTGCAATG GTTGCTTCGGAAAGTATTAAAATTTACAATGCCATTAGTGATGGTACTGTTAATTTGGTAGACAAG TTCTTTGAGATGCAAAGGCCTGATGCTCTCAAGGCTTTGGATATATACAGGAGAGCTAGCGTGCAG GCTGAAAGATTGTCCGAATTCTATGAAGTATGTAAAAACCTTGATGTTCAACGGGGAGAAAGATACATAAAAATTGAACAG CCCCCTGCATCGTTTCTTCAAGCCATGGAGGAGTTTGTGAGAGAGGCGCCACGTTCTTCTGCAGTTCGCAAGGGTCTG GCTGATGATAAGCCCAAGGAGATCTTAGCGATAGAATATAAAAAGAGTCCAGAGGTGAAAGAAGAGTGTCCACCATCCCCACCTCCGCCAGAACCGGTAAAAGTAAAAGAACCGGTAAAAGCTGAAGCTCCAGCTGCTGAACTGCCAGATTTTCTT GGTCTGAATGATCCTGTTCCCGCTGCAACAGAGTTAGACCAGATGAATGCTTTAGCATTAGCCATTGTACCAGTTG GTTCTCCCGCACAACCAGCTTCCAATGGACCAAACTTGGCAAATGGAACTACAGGCTGGGAGTTGGCACTCGTTACTGCTCCAAGCTCCAATGAGAGCACTGCTGCCTCTAGTAAATTG GCTGGAGGGCTAGACAAACTTACATTAGATAGCCTGTACGACGATGCAATCAGAAGAAATAACCAGCAGAATGTGAGTTACAATCCATGGGATCAAGCTCCAATGGCCAACTCTATGATGCCACAAGTCGCACACGGTCCATTCTATGCCTCCAACGCAGTTGCTGCGCCAAATTTTGTTCAGATCGGGGCTATGGCGAATCAGCAACAATCTTTTATGtattatccacaacaacaaatgaTGTTTATGGGACAACAACCACCACCTTTGATGATTAAGGGACAACAACCACCCATGAATCCGTTTGGAAATACCCATATTGCCAGTGGCCACTCCTACGGCTTAGGTATGGCAGTTCAAGCCAACAATCCTTATTCCGGCCTCATATAA